One genomic segment of Procambarus clarkii isolate CNS0578487 chromosome 34, FALCON_Pclarkii_2.0, whole genome shotgun sequence includes these proteins:
- the LOC138371013 gene encoding ATPase family AAA domain-containing protein 3-B-like, with protein sequence MDRVQEFITKEDPLILESCTKEQLKQIAEHYEIELVSTKVVYMRQELGNKVRSRREDVGAVGLDVSAKENGEQDNEEVSSNSSRRSGSLEYELERLKLEAQIKREERQFQLEKLKLEKVRLESEQKTRVELEKEKTKQMEIEANKFVAAQRREREVHSESIPMPAAYDHKAREKEVPQFCPEESESFFEHFEKVATLKQWPEEDWAQLVQIRLTGAAREAYTQLSLEDCKNYWTVKNSALRSFLLTPEAYRKRFRKMVKTQRSTYAETARDLERRFQRWMGSEKVESFEDLKQLMLMEKFLEMVTPGLRFKKQE encoded by the coding sequence ATGGATCGTGTCCAAGAATTTATAACAAAAGAGGACCCATTGATTTTGGAGAGCTGTACGAAAGAACAGCTGAAGCAAATCGCCGAACACTATGAGATAGAATTAGTGTCGACTAAAGTGGTCTATATGAGACAAGAACTTGGAAATAAAGTAAGGTCTCGACGCGAAGACGTCGGAGCGGTAGGATTAGATGTGAGTGCAAAGGAAAATGGGGAACAAGATAATGAGGAAGTGTCTTCTAATTCGTCTCGTAGGAGTGGAAGTTTAGAATATGAATTGGAACGTTTGAAACTGGAAGCTCAAATTAAGAGGGAAGAGAGACAGTTTCAGTTAGAGAAACTGAAATTGGAGAAAGTGAGACTTGAAAGTGAGCAAAAAACGCGTGTAGAATTAGAAAAGGAGAAAACGAAGCAAATGGAAATCGAAGCAAATAAATTTGTGGCTGCTCAGAGGCGAGAGCGAGAGGTACACTCGGAGAGCATACCTATGCCTGCAGCATATGATCACAAGGCACGTGAAAAGGAGGTTCCGCAATTTTGTCCAGAAGAGTCTGAGTCTTTTtttgagcattttgaaaaagttgctACACTAAAGCAGTGGCCAGAGGAGGATTGGGCCCAATTGGTGCAAATAAGATTGACTGGGGCAGCGAGAGAGGCCTATACCCAGCTCTCTCTTGAAGATTGTAAAAATTACTGGACTGTGAAAAACAGTGCATTAAGGTCATTTCTACTGACACCTGAAgcttaccggaagcggttcagaaaaATGGTAAAGACACAGAGGAGCACATATGCTGAAACAGCCAGAGATTTGGAACGTAGATTCCAGAGATGGATGGGTTCCGAAAAGGTAGAATCTTTCGAAGACTTGAAACAATTGATGTTAATGGAAAAATTCTTGGAGATGGTGACACCAGGTTTAAGGTTCAAGAAGCAGGAATAA